The following proteins are co-located in the Carassius auratus strain Wakin chromosome 7, ASM336829v1, whole genome shotgun sequence genome:
- the LOC113105693 gene encoding neuropeptide-like protein C4orf48 homolog, with protein sequence MLRDRIRPSGAPATVMLLLMMLLQLLCFNPVHAEESGTVIPAESRPCVDCHAFEFMQRALQDLKKTAFNLDSRTESLVLRAERRALCDCMPASSLR encoded by the exons ATGCTGCGCGACAGGATAAGGCCAAGCGGAGCTCCGGCGACAgtgatgctgctgctgatgatgctgCTGCAGCTCCTCTGTTTCAATCCAGTTCATGCCGAGGAATCAGGGACGGTCATTCCCGCTGAGA GCCGGCCATGTGTTGATTGTCATGCCTTTGAGTTCATGCAGAGAGCCTTGCAAGACCTGAAGAAAACAGCTTTCAACTTAGACTCACGG ACGGAGAGTTTGGTGCTGAGGGCCGAGAGGAGGGCACTGTGTGACTGCATGCCTGCCAGCAGCCTGCGCTGA